The Rosa chinensis cultivar Old Blush chromosome 7, RchiOBHm-V2, whole genome shotgun sequence DNA segment AAAGACCAGCTACCCAGGAAAAGCAATACCCGCCTCATCTAAAAGTACAATCTTATCAATTAATGGTTAGTACCTGAAAGTGGGTATAGTGAGATCGGAGGAATTGATAATCTGACCATGCTCTGAGGTCCCAATCAAATTATCATAGCCACCCTGTCATTAAGATAACAGAAGTTGGTAAGGAAGGTCATATCCGAACGATTAGAGAGACAACAGAATATATAAGGCAAAGAGAGGCATAGAGTCAATGTATGGATACCTCGTATGGACATTCAATCATTACCGAAGTGATATTGGAAGCATAGTGCACTTTGTACCCCCAATACATCCTTGCTTCTTCCCTTGGCTTGGATGATGATACAACCTGCCGTGATATATCTAGATAAATGCCATAGGAAAAAGAAACCATTACGTATCTAAAATTCATactaaaagatgaaaagaaaCCTTAACTAACTATTAAGAAAGGAATCACTATAGTTAAAAGAATTCAGAACAAAACATTCATTACCAGCATCCAAATTCCAACTGTCTCCCATAGCCACTGTAACTCTTGTTCCAGGATCAAGTACTTGATCAACGACGACATTCTGCATATTGTCAACAAAATCAATTAATTGCTAACTCCCGGGATTTAAGAAAAGTATCAGGCAATAACTAGTGAAAGACTAGCAAAACCAGACAATGAGAATACCTTACTCAAGCCCACATCAACTAACGTCACAACACCATCTGGAGATCTTTCCTTTAGTGTGACACCTATGCATTAATGGCAAATATCAAAACTTGTCCAATGTTCTAAACAGCAAACACAAACAAGCCACCAAAACTAAACATTAGCAGTACAAACTCCAAACCATCTCATTTCTCAGTTGGTtctagttcaatatcttcaacATAAGCAAGTTAAACAATTGCTTATCTTGCGCTAAACTAATAAAGCCAATAACCATAGCACAACCGTACAAGAAACAAAACTAGTCACTTGAATAGCACAAAATGGGTACTAAGCATTGGTAAACAAACTACTGAACTGAACTGGTTTTGGTTTACCTATGAAATACTTGGTCATGACATCAGGAGTAACAACCTCGCGCTCATCAATATCACCAGGTCGAGAAGCCTTGAATTGGAGGTGGGTTTGGATAAGTGAAGAGCGAGCCCCTATTCGAACCCTAATCTCTCGCTGGAGAGCAAGAACAACCGATGAATTAGGGTTTCAAGGATAAAGAGTAAATCGGGGTAGAGGATTTGGGTAATCGAATTTGCACTCCACAATGATATAACTTCTATTCATCAATTTCACCGATCCCAAACCTCTACTCAAATCCATAGAAAATCTAGCACGAAATCGAATCATAAATagaagacagagagagagagagagaccagagCGACGGAGGAGCAAAGGGGGTTCGGCTGTGCAGAGAGCGTAGAAGATGTCGTCTTGCCAATGAGTCGACTAGTTGATGTCGTCCCACCAGCACAGCACGAATGCCGCGACCTCCATCGGCGCCGaggtctgagagagagagaggacctagAGGGTTCAAGAATTGAGAGAGgactgagagagagaaggtcgagagcttttgttttcttttctctatatTTTGGTCGATATGTGGCTAGGTCTAGGGATTGTCGGGCTTGGTGGGAGTAATTGGGGGGAAGTAAAGGAATAAGAGTGGTTGTCAGGCTTCAATGAAGTTGTTTGGTGGGAAACTTCAATTTGTCTCAAGTTTCTCCCACAACAGATGAAAATGACCGTTGTGTGAGAGTGTGATGAAAAAGCAGGCTGGGAGGGAAAATTTGCCGCCTGTGCCTACATATGTTTcatcaaattgaaattttgcCGCGCTATGCAACTTGCTGAGTTGCTTCCATGCTCAGAGAACAGAACTAtgacaatctgttgtacaaatttGTTAATCTTACACTTGGTGTACCTAGAGGATTTCTAAAAGTTCGTACAACATTTCTTATACAACAGATAtcaaaaaaactgttgtgtggatAGTTCAAATTGAGCTCCTTTTGGGAGGGAATTATGTGCTCATTTCCCTCCATTTAGGCCtcacattcacacaacggaaacttcttaactcagttgtgcaatatcttcctaaaaaaaaaaatttcagtttgcttacattcacacaacagaaacatatttgtaccgttgtatgatagagttcatgttaacacacaacagcaaATTTTagatctgttgtgtgatgagtgttgtgtgtttcgatttttgtagtagtgaatagAATCAGTAGAATCAGAGTGATTAGAATGATGTTTATTTAAGTCCTTTCTAATCCAGACAGGTTTACTTCTATTTTGCATATTTGCTTTAGTAATCAGACTAGCCAATTTGTTGATAAGCACTTTCTGCTTTTTAAGCTCACAATGTAAAGATTTTACAGATAGCTTTTCCTCACCAGATGGAATTGACTTAAGTCTCTCATTGCATCTTGGTCTAATATGTCCTAACTTGCCACAGTAATGACATGTAGGAATAAAAGACTTAAAAGTTGCATACCTGTTATGACTAGTAGGAGGCATCTGATTCAACCTTACCTGAGTGACATTCTGAGACGATCTTGGTTCCTTGTCAGCCCTTGTAACAGTGTCTTTGATGACCTGAGTGATGGGATCATCTTTCTCCAATACCGAATTTGATTCTCTCACAaagtgattacacgcatttctatgcatgtaattgtatctaaatcactagaattaagctaatctttaagtcaattattatgtaattaatccatttttatttatttgtaggtaataagcggagttgcggaaatcgagagaaaatgatgcaaaattgaagcaaattggagtttccgacaaaaagatgaaaaagtcAAAgcgggtcaaccgtagtcaacaCCATAAAGGGAGCAGAATCCAAGTGCCTTAAAGTATGAGTGGAACTATTTGGAGAAGAGAAAAAGGaacgagaagaaaaaaaaaaatgaattgagagaGTTATgagttgattaattaattattcatttaattaattaaccaaGTAGCCATCAGccatcacatattcacatacGTGCAACAATTAAACAAAGCTTTGTTTAATTGCTTCAACCTATGAAGGAAGGACATGTGGCAGCCTCTCTTTACCAACTTTGAAACTCACAGATTCTAGGTATGATTCTCGTCCTCTCTCTTGACGAATGGACCTGATccatttctttctcttcccaCCACACAGAGGACACGtgcatcctatatatatattgccttCACTCTAATACTGGGGAAAAAAACCTAGAGCGCCGCACCACCACCCCATATATCCCATCAGATTCTCTCTCTCACCCACAGACAACGCCCAGACCCAATTAtcccatttcttcttcttcttctcccaccTAACCACCCACCTCCAACCATTTCTCTATATTTTCTTCACTATTCCACCACAAGACATCATCAATTCCACAAGATTCAAAGAGGAGCCCAAACATCAAGAGCTTCATAAacatcaaatttgggtaaaagtgggagccataaatcaagtCTAGCCATAATTGCtctatagcaatttgtggcttgttcttgttactctctacttctcttcacttttttctctttcaattatgtattttgatgttagtttggtgatgggtagtgagtagttttatttttgggggctagggttgtgtgccctagtccaaattttatgtaaaggatgcctattttaatgtcatgatgcaatttaatttgttggatgcttatatcaatttttgttgggttaaaatgcatgtctaggagcttagtcaactctagggtgtgtattttgagcatgtctaggatggagttagaggcttgaccccctctaattcttaagctagaaaccttcaatttcgtattcgaggggttataagcatggtgatttacacccgttgcgtgaatgcgcgggcgggtcgcttagtagtctaattcctcgatctttaggcctcttgatatgaattagagacccttgaaccggctctaattcatgccaagtgagttcctacgacccttgaaccggagtaggaatactatgaaagggaatttcggtccttgagccttgaaccgccttggatacgactaccaccaaagtaggaaatttgcatctacattagattagacTCCgatacatgagatttgggtgaaggaacctccctagcacccgacattcccattatattgttcacacttttctagtttaatttccttgcatttttattaatcgctttacattttattactttttgttaagttcaaatccACTCTCAAACGTtaaatccatcgactcatttgtgtatacccatcttgaggttacaagttagtggctttgaataggcttggtgtgagctaagccgagcattgccaaggcttggtgccttgattgtttatagtcttattttactttttatttttcttgtgtgcttttagtatcctaccgccaattatcttggttaggtccaacacctaatccccgaggtacgataaactaaggtccaattatttcccttacttgacaacaaTTCATACGCTTGCGAAGAGTTTATGattcaagtcaatggcgccgttgccggggattagggtcttcggatcttaatcccttggtaattggcatttagggtcacttttagcatatttttacttttatttttatctttatctctttttctttgtttagttgttatttattttattttattttcatttcttcggtTAGTTTAGTCAAATTTAGTACTACTTGTGTTTCATTCTCTTTTTACCCTTCTAATTACTTGTCAATTTTTCATGAGTTGAATTGGTGCTTATCTTGCTTATATTTTGGTTATTGAGATACTCGATTTCTTATTGATCCTTTGTAGGTATATGAGTGACACTCTACTACCTATCAACTTGAGAAGTGGTTGTGTTTTGCAAAGATTACCTAGAGGAAGATCAACAAGGAGAGTTATAAGGAGACCAAGACATCGCTCATAAGCACCTTCTAGGTCTCCTATTCGAGTAGTAGATATGGGTGACGAGCGTCAAGGACCACAAGATGAGGAAGAGATTCCATTGAGCCATTATTCATGTCCTAGCATTGTAAATGCTCCATCTTGCATTGTGCTTCCTCCGACAAATGCCAACTTTGAGATCAAGCCTAACATGTTGTCTATTCTCCCTACTTTCCATGGCATGGCTAGTGAGAGGCCCTATGATCATATAATTGAGTTTGATGCCATATGTTCCACTATGCACTTGGGAGGATTAACTTTGGAGGGTTTGAAGCTTCGAttattcccattttctttgaaagatcAAGCACGCACATGGTTTCATAAGCTCAAGCCAAGATCCATTCTCTCTTGGGCCG contains these protein-coding regions:
- the LOC112177989 gene encoding putative methyltransferase C9orf114 homolog, with the protein product MHRNACNHFVRESNSVLEKDDPITQVIKDTVTRADKEPRSSQNVTQREIRVRIGARSSLIQTHLQFKASRPGDIDEREVVTPDVMTKYFIGVTLKERSPDGVVTLVDVGLSKNVVVDQVLDPGTRVTVAMGDSWNLDADISRQVVSSSKPREEARMYWGYKVHYASNITSVMIECPYEGGYDNLIGTSEHGQIINSSDLTIPTFRCLLCP